A DNA window from Porites lutea chromosome 6, jaPorLute2.1, whole genome shotgun sequence contains the following coding sequences:
- the LOC140941634 gene encoding low-density lipoprotein receptor-related protein 6-like isoform X1 produces MKLKALICLMCLYYRISLAYSPRLLFVNRKDIRKVWTSSKNQNETIIVDGLDDAIAVDFHYTKGFIFWTEVTLAKIKRIRVSTGEIEDVVSVGLEKPEGLAVDWIAGKLYWTDCRDTEWETSRIEVANLDGSNRKVLFWKDLGLPRAIAVDPLLGYMFWTDWGEEPKIEQAEMDSSNRRVIIRKNIHWPNGLTIDYSVQKIYWTDANLHYIDKADYDGTNRESIFRSSRQCILGHPFALTLYENKIYWTDWKTRGIHSTNKNNGLRCPVIVPNTVSPMDIRAYEPKRQMPRPRPGDNPCNSSTNGGCSHLCLLNAHGHSCACPTGVKLLQDARTCEQGPVQFLLLARKTDIRRISLDTPDLTDVVVPVSGLRHAVAIDFDPVDKFVYWSDDEKLEIKKSKMNGTDVQVIVNADVRHPDGLAVDWVARNLYWTDTGTDRIEVSRLNGSSRKTLISKDLDEPRAITLYPSHGHMYWTDWGKHPKIERAELDGSHRITLVNTSVAWPNGITIDFHEQKLYWVDAKLDKIEIMNLDGSNRRVILDHKLPHVFGFTVLGDRLFWTDWQRRAIESVNKKTGDNRKVIIDSLPDMMGLKAVNLSLSHGSNPCQHNNGGCSHLCLYRPSGVKCECPDGMELLADKKNCILPEAFLLFSNPKDIRRISLDTNNDAVIPLVGVKEANALDFNVQEMQIYWTDTSLKSINRAFLNGSQIERLIVVDLPHPDGLAVDWIAQNLYWTDSKHQRIEVARLNGQHRKMLIWRDLWEPRELTVNPVSGHMYWANGGTEPTIERADLDGSNRHTVIVNVTRPTGLTIDYSLGLIFWVDIENQVIECANLNGTNRRIVASGLPMPFALTQYKDYIYWTDHKLNSIYRANKTSGLDQTRIKSHTDDITDILVFHSSRQEGWNSCARHNGGCSHLCLAKPGQRMVCSCPTHYTLSSTDNKTCNAPRVFMLFSTTTDIRRILFNSSDNLEVVLPVRGLTDVRAIDYDVHSHLIYWIDSAAKEIRRSFQNGSNAKTIALGEDSSPYDLAVDSYGQQLYWTDSVKNSINVYSLRKGVSMGVVFHERDVHPRSIVLYPEMGQMFFTNEKPEKKSIVRATMAGAYKVTLFSATSPGDLAVDKARNRLYWTDTTIKRIEYADLTGMNRATLIETNVLQPVGLAVHGSYVYWIDRESRNVMKIREDDRRGRTVQAAIDDLSDMIVVDTLNTSVHPPCFKKPCSHICSVGVHGHAQCSCPMDMILAENNSTCRAPKTCKPEQFTCSNGQCIPQGWICDDSEDCVDGSDEQNCTKCPKGEVRCDGGKCISVTKLCDGNTDCEDGSDEEPNNCPLKCADDEFPCTVCISKDWVCDNQDDCGDNADEIDCDVITKNATVPRVTPFNHSNLSGKMVGVIVASIIVCGIFLTVAVLMCRRLKHGPDCNVAHEIGLVVTPVLHPRPRSSASSSSASSHRNVFQLHRKGPGSVGSSHKHSKSNGTAPSLSNRSSTTQTAYDRNHLTGASCSSTASTVVTAYFHEPLNPPPSPVTERSHFTSRSRPYCESLIAPSSSASHRHYRPRMPPPPTPASTDVESVISRHRGRRPHRCRYQRYTQSSCTELAYDSDPFAPPPTPNTNYMSEATHFSDQEGPPPSPAMTERSYHPHPYPPPPSPVTDAPSVVL; encoded by the exons ATGAAACTCAAAGCATTAATTTGCTTGATGTGCCTATACTATAGGATATCATTAG CTTATTCACCAAGGCTTTTATTTGTCAATCGAAAGGATATTAGAAAAGTTTGGACGAGTAGCAAGAACCAAAATGAAACTATCATTGTTGACGGTTTGGACGATGCCATCGCTGTGGACTTTCATTATACAAAGGGATTTATATTTTGGACCGAAGTTACCTTGGCAAAAATCAAGCGAATTCGCGTCTCTACAGGAGAAATCGAGGATGTTGTTTCGGTGGGTTTGGAAAAACCCGAAGGACTCGCTGTAGATTGGATTGCAGGAAAACTGTATTGGACCGATTGTAGAGATACTGAATGGGAAACAAGTAGAATAGAGGTCGCCAATTTAGATGGATCTAATCGTAAAGTTCTCTTTTGGAAAGATTTGGGTCTTCCAAGGGCAATTGCTGTCGATCCGTTATTGGG gTACATGTTTTGGACAGACTGGGGTGAAGAACCCAAAATAGAGCAAGCTGAAATGGACAGCTCAAATCGCCGGGTTATTATCCGAAAAAATATTCACTGGCCCAATGGGCTAACAATAGACTACAGTGTACAGAAGATATACTGGACAGATGCAAATTTACATTATATAGACAAGGCCGATTATGATGGCACAAATCGCGAGAGCATATTCAGGTCTTCTAGACAATGTATACTGGGACATCCTTTTGCTCTTACATTGtacgaaaataaaatatattggaCAGACTGGAAAACAAGAGGAATTCACTCGACAAATAAGAACAATGGACTGCGGTGTCCAGTTATTGTACCAAATACTGTTTCTCCAATGGACATTCGTGCCTATGAACCTAAGAGGCAGATGCCTAGACCTCGACCTG GTGATAACCCATGCAATTCAAGTACCAATGGAGGATGCAGCCATTTATGTTTATTGAATGCGCATGGTCATTCATGTGCCTGCCCAACTGGGGTAAAGCTTCTTCAAGATGCCAGAACATGTGAGCAAG GTCCTGTACAATTCCTATTATTGGCACGTAAAACGGATATACGGCGTATTTCACTTGACACACCTGACCTCACTGATGTTGTTGTGCCAGTTTCTGGTCTACGACATGCAGTTGCCATTGATTTTGatccagtggataaatttgTCTATTGGAGCGATGATGAAAAGCTTgaaattaagaaatccaaaatGAATGGAACAG ATGTTCAGGTAATAGTGAATGCTGATGTCAGACATCCTGATGGTCTTGCCGTTGACTGGGTGGCACGAAACTTATACTGGACTGACACAGGCACAGATCGAATTGAAGTCAGCAGGCTTAATGGATCATCAAGAAAAACCCTTATCTCTAAAGACCTAGATGAACCAAGGGCAATAACACTATACCCTTCTCATGG CCACATGTACTGGACTGATTGGGGAAAACATCCAAAGATTGAACGAGCAGAACTGGATGGTAGTCATCGTATTACTTTGGTGAACACATCGGTGGCTTGGCCTAATGGCATTACCATTGATTTCCACGAACAAAAACTCTACTGGGTTGATGCCAAGTTGGACAAAATTGAAATCATGAATCTTGATGGAAGTAATCGTAGGGTAATTCTTGATCATAAACTACCACATGTGTTTGGATTTACTGTGTTAGGAGATCGGTTGTTTTGGACAGACTGGCAAAGACGTGCCATTGAGAGTGTCAACAAAAAGACTGGCGACAATAGAAAGGTGATCATTGACAGTCTACCTGATATGATGGGATTGAAGGCTGTCAATCTTAGCCTCTCTCATG GCTCAAATCCCTGCCAGCATAACAATGGAGGTTGTAGTCATCTGTGTCTGTACAGGCCATCAGGAGTAAAGTGTGAATGCCCTGATGGAATGGAGCTGCTTGCTGACAAGAAAAACTGTATAT tgccagaagcatttctgttgttttcaaaTCCTAAAGATATCAGGAGAATCTCTCTTGACACCAATAATGATGCAGTGATTCCATTGGTTGGTGTCAAAGAGGCAAATGCTCTAGACTTCAATGTACAGGAGATGCAAATCTACTGGACAGATACATCCCTCAAGTCTATAAACAGAGCTTTCCTCAATGGAAGCCAAATTGAGCGCTTGATTGTTGTGGACTTGCCTCACCCTGATGGTTTGGCTGTGGACTGGATAGCCCAAAACCTGTACTGGACAGACTCTAAACACCAAAGAATAGAGGTGGCAAGACTTAATGGACAGCACAGGAAGATGTTGATTTGGAGGGACTTGTGGGAGCCACGTGAACTTACTGTTAACCCAGTTTCAGG ACATATGTACTGGGCAAATGGTGGAACGGAGCCAACAATAGAAAGAGCAGACTTGGATGGCTCCAACAGACACACCGTGATTGTCAATGTCACACGTCCAACTGGCTTGACAATTGACTATTCATTGGGGCTCATTTTCTGGGTTGATATTGAGAACCAGGTTATTGAGTGTGCAAACTTAAATGGAACAAACCGTCGAATAGTTGCATCAGGTCTTCCCATGCCTTTTGCCTTAACACAGTACAAGGATTATATATACTGGACTGACCATAAGCTTAACTCAATCTATCGTGCCAACAAGACAAGTGGATTGGACCAGACAAGAATCAAATCCCACACTGATGACATTACAGATATTCTAGTGTTTCACAGCAGCAGGCAAGAAG GATGGAATTCCTGTGCCAGGCATAATGGTGGATGCAGCCACCTTTGCCTGGCTAAACCAGGCCAACGAATGGTGTGTTCCTGCCCAACTCACTACACCCTGTCGTCAACAGACAATAAGACTTGCAATG CTCCTCGAGTATTCATGCTCTTCAGCACCACAACTGACATTCGGAGAATCCTATTCAACTCATCAGACAACCTAGAAGTCGTTTTACCTGTGCGTGGTCTGACGGATGTTCGTGCCATTGATTATGATGTCCATAGTCACCTCATCTACTGGATTGACAGTGCAGCAAAAGAAATAAGACGCTCTTTTCAAAATGGTAGCAATGCTAAGACGATAGCCCTTGGAGAAGATTCCTCGCCTTACGATCTGGCTGTTGACTCATACGGACAACAGCTGTATTGGACAGACAGTGTGAAAAACAGCATTAACGTTTATAGCTTAAGAAAAGGGGTGTCTATGGGTGTTGTCTTTCATGAGAGAGATGTTCACCCACGATCTATTGTGCTTTATCCAGAGATGGG ACAAATGTTCTTTACCAATGAAAAACCGGAGAAGAAATCCATCGTGCGTGCAACAATGGCTGGTGCGTACAAGGTGACACTCTTCAGCGCGACATCTCCAGGGGATTTGGCAGTGGACAAGGCGAGAAACAGACTTTACTGGACAGACACTACAATCAAAAGGATTGAGTATGCCGATCTCACAG GAATGAACCGGGCCACACTGATTGAGACGAATGTGTTACAGCCTGTTGGCTTAGCAGTCCATGGAAGTTATGTGTACTGGATAGATCGTGAGTCCCGCAATGTCATGAAAATCAGGGAGGATGACCGTCGTGGCCGAACAGTGCAAGCAGCTATTGATGATTTATCTGACATGATTGTCGTTGATACACTGAACACATCAG TTCACCCCCCTTGTTTCAAGAAGCCTTGTTCTCATATCTGCTCTGTTGGTGTGCATGGGCATGCTCAGTGTTCTTGTCCCATGGATATGATTCTTGCTGAAAACAATTCTACTTGCAGAG CTCCGAAGACGTGCAAACCAGAGCAATTTACTTGTTCCAACGGACAATGCATCCCTCAAGGCTGGATCTGTGATGACAGCGAGGACTGCGTTGATGGTTCTGACGAACAAAACTGCA CAAAATGCCCTAAAGGCGAAGTGAGATGTGATGGAGGAAAATGCATCAGTGTGACGAAACTTTGTGACGGTAACACCGACTGCGAGGACGGCTCGGATGAGGAACCGAACAATTGTC CACTTAAATGTGCTGATGATGAATTCCCGTGCACGGTTTGCATTTCAAAGGATTGGGTCTGCGATAACCAAGATGATTGTGGTGACAATGCTGATGAGATagattgtgacgtcattacaA AGAACGCTACTGTCCCAAGAGTGACTCCATTCAATCATTCAAACCTCAGCGGAAAAATGGTGGGTGTCATTGTAGCGTCAATCATCGTGTGTGGCATTTTCCTGACTGTCGCGGTCCTGATGTGTCGTAGACTGAAACACGGTCCTGACTGTAACGTAGCACACGAGATTGGATTGGTTGTCACTCCAGTGCTTCACCCTAGACCTCGCTCATCAGCTTCATCGTCGTCCGCATCATCCCATCGCAATGTATTTCAACTGCACCGCAAAGGCCCGGGGTCGGTGGGCTCATCTCACAAGCACTCGAAATCAAACGGAACCGCCCCTAGTCTGAGTAATAGGTCCAGTACAACGCAAACGGCGTACGATCGCAACCATTTAACGGGGGCGTCGTGTTCTTCCACTGCGtccaccgttgtcaccgcttaCTTTCACGAGCCGCTCAACCCTCCGCCGTCGCCTGTAACAGAACGATCCCATTTTACATCACGATCACGCCCTTATTGTGAGTCTCTAATTGCACCGTCGTCCTCTGCGTCACATAGACATTACCGTCCCAGAATGCCGCCACCACCAACACCCGCATCAACAGACGTGGAGTCTGTAATTAGTAGGCATCGCGGGCGAAGACCTCATCGTTGCCGGTATCAGCGGTATACACAATCTTCGTGCACAGAGTTGGCGTACGATTCGGACCCGTTCGCGCCACCTCCGACGCCAAATACGAACTATATGTCggaagcgacgcatttctcggATCAGGAGGgtcctcctccttctcctgcCATGACTGAGAGGAGCTATCATCCGCATCCTTACCCTCCACCACCTTCCCCTGTGACCGACGCCCCGTCAGTGGTTTTATAA
- the LOC140941634 gene encoding low-density lipoprotein receptor-related protein 6-like isoform X2: protein MKLKALICLMCLYYRISLAYSPRLLFVNRKDIRKVWTSSKNQNETIIVDGLDDAIAVDFHYTKGFIFWTEVTLAKIKRIRVSTGEIEDVVSVGLEKPEGLAVDWIAGKLYWTDCRDTEWETSRIEVANLDGSNRKVLFWKDLGLPRAIAVDPLLGYMFWTDWGEEPKIEQAEMDSSNRRVIIRKNIHWPNGLTIDYSVQKIYWTDANLHYIDKADYDGTNRESIFRSSRQCILGHPFALTLYENKIYWTDWKTRGIHSTNKNNGLRCPVIVPNTVSPMDIRAYEPKRQMPRPRPGDNPCNSSTNGGCSHLCLLNAHGHSCACPTGVKLLQDARTCEQGPVQFLLLARKTDIRRISLDTPDLTDVVVPVSGLRHAVAIDFDPVDKFVYWSDDEKLEIKKSKMNGTDVQVIVNADVRHPDGLAVDWVARNLYWTDTGTDRIEVSRLNGSSRKTLISKDLDEPRAITLYPSHGHMYWTDWGKHPKIERAELDGSHRITLVNTSVAWPNGITIDFHEQKLYWVDAKLDKIEIMNLDGSNRRVILDHKLPHVFGFTVLGDRLFWTDWQRRAIESVNKKTGDNRKVIIDSLPDMMGLKAVNLSLSHGSNPCQHNNGGCSHLCLYRPSGVKCECPDGMELLADKKNCILPEAFLLFSNPKDIRRISLDTNNDAVIPLVGVKEANALDFNVQEMQIYWTDTSLKSINRAFLNGSQIERLIVVDLPHPDGLAVDWIAQNLYWTDSKHQRIEVARLNGQHRKMLIWRDLWEPRELTVNPVSGHMYWANGGTEPTIERADLDGSNRHTVIVNVTRPTGLTIDYSLGLIFWVDIENQVIECANLNGTNRRIVASGLPMPFALTQYKDYIYWTDHKLNSIYRANKTSGLDQTRIKSHTDDITDILVFHSSRQEGWNSCARHNGGCSHLCLAKPGQRMVCSCPTHYTLSSTDNKTCNAPRVFMLFSTTTDIRRILFNSSDNLEVVLPVRGLTDVRAIDYDVHSHLIYWIDSAAKEIRRSFQNGSNAKTIALGEDSSPYDLAVDSYGQQLYWTDSVKNSINVYSLRKGVSMGVVFHERDVHPRSIVLYPEMGQMFFTNEKPEKKSIVRATMAGAYKVTLFSATSPGDLAVDKARNRLYWTDTTIKRIEYADLTGMNRATLIETNVLQPVGLAVHGSYVYWIDRESRNVMKIREDDRRGRTVQAAIDDLSDMIVVDTLNTSVHPPCFKKPCSHICSVGVHGHAQCSCPMDMILAENNSTCRAPKTCKPEQFTCSNGQCIPQGWICDDSEDCVDGSDEQNCTLKCADDEFPCTVCISKDWVCDNQDDCGDNADEIDCDVITKNATVPRVTPFNHSNLSGKMVGVIVASIIVCGIFLTVAVLMCRRLKHGPDCNVAHEIGLVVTPVLHPRPRSSASSSSASSHRNVFQLHRKGPGSVGSSHKHSKSNGTAPSLSNRSSTTQTAYDRNHLTGASCSSTASTVVTAYFHEPLNPPPSPVTERSHFTSRSRPYCESLIAPSSSASHRHYRPRMPPPPTPASTDVESVISRHRGRRPHRCRYQRYTQSSCTELAYDSDPFAPPPTPNTNYMSEATHFSDQEGPPPSPAMTERSYHPHPYPPPPSPVTDAPSVVL from the exons ATGAAACTCAAAGCATTAATTTGCTTGATGTGCCTATACTATAGGATATCATTAG CTTATTCACCAAGGCTTTTATTTGTCAATCGAAAGGATATTAGAAAAGTTTGGACGAGTAGCAAGAACCAAAATGAAACTATCATTGTTGACGGTTTGGACGATGCCATCGCTGTGGACTTTCATTATACAAAGGGATTTATATTTTGGACCGAAGTTACCTTGGCAAAAATCAAGCGAATTCGCGTCTCTACAGGAGAAATCGAGGATGTTGTTTCGGTGGGTTTGGAAAAACCCGAAGGACTCGCTGTAGATTGGATTGCAGGAAAACTGTATTGGACCGATTGTAGAGATACTGAATGGGAAACAAGTAGAATAGAGGTCGCCAATTTAGATGGATCTAATCGTAAAGTTCTCTTTTGGAAAGATTTGGGTCTTCCAAGGGCAATTGCTGTCGATCCGTTATTGGG gTACATGTTTTGGACAGACTGGGGTGAAGAACCCAAAATAGAGCAAGCTGAAATGGACAGCTCAAATCGCCGGGTTATTATCCGAAAAAATATTCACTGGCCCAATGGGCTAACAATAGACTACAGTGTACAGAAGATATACTGGACAGATGCAAATTTACATTATATAGACAAGGCCGATTATGATGGCACAAATCGCGAGAGCATATTCAGGTCTTCTAGACAATGTATACTGGGACATCCTTTTGCTCTTACATTGtacgaaaataaaatatattggaCAGACTGGAAAACAAGAGGAATTCACTCGACAAATAAGAACAATGGACTGCGGTGTCCAGTTATTGTACCAAATACTGTTTCTCCAATGGACATTCGTGCCTATGAACCTAAGAGGCAGATGCCTAGACCTCGACCTG GTGATAACCCATGCAATTCAAGTACCAATGGAGGATGCAGCCATTTATGTTTATTGAATGCGCATGGTCATTCATGTGCCTGCCCAACTGGGGTAAAGCTTCTTCAAGATGCCAGAACATGTGAGCAAG GTCCTGTACAATTCCTATTATTGGCACGTAAAACGGATATACGGCGTATTTCACTTGACACACCTGACCTCACTGATGTTGTTGTGCCAGTTTCTGGTCTACGACATGCAGTTGCCATTGATTTTGatccagtggataaatttgTCTATTGGAGCGATGATGAAAAGCTTgaaattaagaaatccaaaatGAATGGAACAG ATGTTCAGGTAATAGTGAATGCTGATGTCAGACATCCTGATGGTCTTGCCGTTGACTGGGTGGCACGAAACTTATACTGGACTGACACAGGCACAGATCGAATTGAAGTCAGCAGGCTTAATGGATCATCAAGAAAAACCCTTATCTCTAAAGACCTAGATGAACCAAGGGCAATAACACTATACCCTTCTCATGG CCACATGTACTGGACTGATTGGGGAAAACATCCAAAGATTGAACGAGCAGAACTGGATGGTAGTCATCGTATTACTTTGGTGAACACATCGGTGGCTTGGCCTAATGGCATTACCATTGATTTCCACGAACAAAAACTCTACTGGGTTGATGCCAAGTTGGACAAAATTGAAATCATGAATCTTGATGGAAGTAATCGTAGGGTAATTCTTGATCATAAACTACCACATGTGTTTGGATTTACTGTGTTAGGAGATCGGTTGTTTTGGACAGACTGGCAAAGACGTGCCATTGAGAGTGTCAACAAAAAGACTGGCGACAATAGAAAGGTGATCATTGACAGTCTACCTGATATGATGGGATTGAAGGCTGTCAATCTTAGCCTCTCTCATG GCTCAAATCCCTGCCAGCATAACAATGGAGGTTGTAGTCATCTGTGTCTGTACAGGCCATCAGGAGTAAAGTGTGAATGCCCTGATGGAATGGAGCTGCTTGCTGACAAGAAAAACTGTATAT tgccagaagcatttctgttgttttcaaaTCCTAAAGATATCAGGAGAATCTCTCTTGACACCAATAATGATGCAGTGATTCCATTGGTTGGTGTCAAAGAGGCAAATGCTCTAGACTTCAATGTACAGGAGATGCAAATCTACTGGACAGATACATCCCTCAAGTCTATAAACAGAGCTTTCCTCAATGGAAGCCAAATTGAGCGCTTGATTGTTGTGGACTTGCCTCACCCTGATGGTTTGGCTGTGGACTGGATAGCCCAAAACCTGTACTGGACAGACTCTAAACACCAAAGAATAGAGGTGGCAAGACTTAATGGACAGCACAGGAAGATGTTGATTTGGAGGGACTTGTGGGAGCCACGTGAACTTACTGTTAACCCAGTTTCAGG ACATATGTACTGGGCAAATGGTGGAACGGAGCCAACAATAGAAAGAGCAGACTTGGATGGCTCCAACAGACACACCGTGATTGTCAATGTCACACGTCCAACTGGCTTGACAATTGACTATTCATTGGGGCTCATTTTCTGGGTTGATATTGAGAACCAGGTTATTGAGTGTGCAAACTTAAATGGAACAAACCGTCGAATAGTTGCATCAGGTCTTCCCATGCCTTTTGCCTTAACACAGTACAAGGATTATATATACTGGACTGACCATAAGCTTAACTCAATCTATCGTGCCAACAAGACAAGTGGATTGGACCAGACAAGAATCAAATCCCACACTGATGACATTACAGATATTCTAGTGTTTCACAGCAGCAGGCAAGAAG GATGGAATTCCTGTGCCAGGCATAATGGTGGATGCAGCCACCTTTGCCTGGCTAAACCAGGCCAACGAATGGTGTGTTCCTGCCCAACTCACTACACCCTGTCGTCAACAGACAATAAGACTTGCAATG CTCCTCGAGTATTCATGCTCTTCAGCACCACAACTGACATTCGGAGAATCCTATTCAACTCATCAGACAACCTAGAAGTCGTTTTACCTGTGCGTGGTCTGACGGATGTTCGTGCCATTGATTATGATGTCCATAGTCACCTCATCTACTGGATTGACAGTGCAGCAAAAGAAATAAGACGCTCTTTTCAAAATGGTAGCAATGCTAAGACGATAGCCCTTGGAGAAGATTCCTCGCCTTACGATCTGGCTGTTGACTCATACGGACAACAGCTGTATTGGACAGACAGTGTGAAAAACAGCATTAACGTTTATAGCTTAAGAAAAGGGGTGTCTATGGGTGTTGTCTTTCATGAGAGAGATGTTCACCCACGATCTATTGTGCTTTATCCAGAGATGGG ACAAATGTTCTTTACCAATGAAAAACCGGAGAAGAAATCCATCGTGCGTGCAACAATGGCTGGTGCGTACAAGGTGACACTCTTCAGCGCGACATCTCCAGGGGATTTGGCAGTGGACAAGGCGAGAAACAGACTTTACTGGACAGACACTACAATCAAAAGGATTGAGTATGCCGATCTCACAG GAATGAACCGGGCCACACTGATTGAGACGAATGTGTTACAGCCTGTTGGCTTAGCAGTCCATGGAAGTTATGTGTACTGGATAGATCGTGAGTCCCGCAATGTCATGAAAATCAGGGAGGATGACCGTCGTGGCCGAACAGTGCAAGCAGCTATTGATGATTTATCTGACATGATTGTCGTTGATACACTGAACACATCAG TTCACCCCCCTTGTTTCAAGAAGCCTTGTTCTCATATCTGCTCTGTTGGTGTGCATGGGCATGCTCAGTGTTCTTGTCCCATGGATATGATTCTTGCTGAAAACAATTCTACTTGCAGAG CTCCGAAGACGTGCAAACCAGAGCAATTTACTTGTTCCAACGGACAATGCATCCCTCAAGGCTGGATCTGTGATGACAGCGAGGACTGCGTTGATGGTTCTGACGAACAAAACTGCA CACTTAAATGTGCTGATGATGAATTCCCGTGCACGGTTTGCATTTCAAAGGATTGGGTCTGCGATAACCAAGATGATTGTGGTGACAATGCTGATGAGATagattgtgacgtcattacaA AGAACGCTACTGTCCCAAGAGTGACTCCATTCAATCATTCAAACCTCAGCGGAAAAATGGTGGGTGTCATTGTAGCGTCAATCATCGTGTGTGGCATTTTCCTGACTGTCGCGGTCCTGATGTGTCGTAGACTGAAACACGGTCCTGACTGTAACGTAGCACACGAGATTGGATTGGTTGTCACTCCAGTGCTTCACCCTAGACCTCGCTCATCAGCTTCATCGTCGTCCGCATCATCCCATCGCAATGTATTTCAACTGCACCGCAAAGGCCCGGGGTCGGTGGGCTCATCTCACAAGCACTCGAAATCAAACGGAACCGCCCCTAGTCTGAGTAATAGGTCCAGTACAACGCAAACGGCGTACGATCGCAACCATTTAACGGGGGCGTCGTGTTCTTCCACTGCGtccaccgttgtcaccgcttaCTTTCACGAGCCGCTCAACCCTCCGCCGTCGCCTGTAACAGAACGATCCCATTTTACATCACGATCACGCCCTTATTGTGAGTCTCTAATTGCACCGTCGTCCTCTGCGTCACATAGACATTACCGTCCCAGAATGCCGCCACCACCAACACCCGCATCAACAGACGTGGAGTCTGTAATTAGTAGGCATCGCGGGCGAAGACCTCATCGTTGCCGGTATCAGCGGTATACACAATCTTCGTGCACAGAGTTGGCGTACGATTCGGACCCGTTCGCGCCACCTCCGACGCCAAATACGAACTATATGTCggaagcgacgcatttctcggATCAGGAGGgtcctcctccttctcctgcCATGACTGAGAGGAGCTATCATCCGCATCCTTACCCTCCACCACCTTCCCCTGTGACCGACGCCCCGTCAGTGGTTTTATAA